A region of Paenibacillus sp. JNUCC-31 DNA encodes the following proteins:
- a CDS encoding cytochrome P450, whose product MNRAPRKYANYIPIRELEVVEQQLFPFPVYAELRDNTPVRYDNHRECWDVFRYEDVQYVLKNPKLFSSERDRANASMLTTDPPKHKQLRDLVNQAFTPKAIEALAPRIQKIADELLAPHLPEGCMRLIDDLATPLPVIVIAELIGVPAADRQKFKDWSDALVKGARDDSDEAFQELMEEKKRNQQELASYFTAIMEERCQRPKDDLISLLLAAEIEGEKLTAEEVIGFCILLLAAGNETTTNLITNAVRVLSEQPELQQQLRDHPELIPSVVEETLRYYPPIVAIGRIAKENVELNGQTIKAGEQVISWVGSANRDSAQFDQAEKFVPDRKPNRHMGFGFGIHFCLGAPLARLEARVVLQTMLRQMKDIQLVPETILKPIQSAFVFGVKEYPIQFTSHLTQ is encoded by the coding sequence ATGAACCGAGCACCCAGAAAGTATGCCAATTACATTCCGATCCGGGAACTGGAGGTGGTGGAGCAACAATTATTTCCCTTCCCGGTGTACGCTGAACTTCGTGACAACACTCCAGTCCGCTATGACAACCATCGAGAATGCTGGGATGTTTTCCGTTATGAAGACGTGCAATATGTGTTGAAAAACCCAAAACTGTTCTCTTCCGAACGTGATCGCGCAAACGCCAGCATGCTTACTACAGATCCGCCGAAGCACAAGCAATTGCGGGATCTGGTTAATCAGGCGTTCACGCCTAAAGCGATCGAAGCGTTAGCTCCGCGTATTCAGAAAATCGCCGATGAGTTACTGGCTCCACATCTGCCAGAAGGTTGTATGCGGCTGATCGATGATCTCGCCACACCACTTCCGGTTATCGTGATCGCCGAATTGATTGGAGTCCCTGCTGCCGATCGCCAGAAATTTAAAGACTGGTCTGATGCACTCGTGAAAGGCGCGCGGGATGACAGTGATGAAGCCTTCCAGGAATTGATGGAAGAAAAGAAGCGGAATCAACAGGAGTTGGCGAGCTACTTCACGGCCATCATGGAAGAAAGATGTCAGCGGCCCAAGGATGATCTGATCTCTTTGCTGCTTGCTGCAGAGATTGAAGGGGAGAAGCTAACGGCAGAGGAAGTGATCGGATTCTGCATCTTGTTACTTGCTGCCGGCAATGAAACCACTACCAATCTGATTACCAATGCCGTCCGGGTTCTCTCAGAGCAACCCGAGCTTCAGCAGCAGCTGAGAGATCACCCCGAACTCATTCCCTCAGTGGTAGAGGAAACGTTGCGTTACTATCCGCCAATTGTGGCTATTGGGCGTATTGCCAAAGAAAACGTAGAATTGAACGGACAAACGATCAAGGCGGGAGAACAGGTCATTTCCTGGGTAGGATCGGCCAACCGGGATAGCGCTCAATTCGATCAGGCTGAGAAGTTTGTGCCTGACCGCAAGCCGAACAGACATATGGGTTTTGGTTTTGGAATTCACTTTTGTCTCGGTGCGCCGCTTGCACGGCTCGAGGCGAGGGTTGTACTTCAGACCATGCTTCGGCAAATGAAAGACATTCAGCTTGTGCCGGAAACTATTTTGAAGCCCATTCAGAGTGCCTTTGTATTTGGTGTCAAAGAATACCCGATTCAATTCACAAGCCATCTGACTCAATGA
- a CDS encoding MFS transporter, which yields MKTWKVNLIVLWFGQFLVNSGMTMITPFLSLYLAKDLGVVGEHEIGIWAGFIFAANFLTSFLFQPLWGKLSDKYGRKIMLLRSGFGMAIVIALMGFAQSPWQLLLLRLLNGTISGFNPAAVALISGTTPKDRMGFAMGISQSGQVAGTILGPLIGGLLADAVGFRPIFYITGGLIFAASMLAMFLVREKFDRKEAAKLPEQSVLSGLKELNKSSQLPALFAVTFLLQFAMISPMSLLPLYVQKLHGSDVNVAFWAGLVGAVTGLSNMAMSPILGKLSDRIGSHKVLTFSLIGTGLMLIPQAFVQTVWQLIIVRFMMGVFMGGLLPSVNALIRSYTPDSMISRAFSFNTSTLALGNMLGAVIGGFMAGFIGIEGLFIVSGGLLLLNMVWVRLKLYKKPPLLRES from the coding sequence TTGAAAACGTGGAAAGTAAACCTCATTGTGCTTTGGTTTGGACAATTTCTGGTCAACTCGGGCATGACCATGATTACCCCATTTTTGTCCCTTTATCTTGCCAAGGATCTGGGCGTGGTCGGTGAGCATGAGATTGGCATTTGGGCGGGATTTATATTTGCTGCCAACTTCCTCACCTCATTTTTGTTCCAGCCCTTGTGGGGCAAATTGTCTGACAAATACGGTCGAAAAATTATGTTGCTGCGTTCCGGATTCGGAATGGCGATTGTTATCGCCCTAATGGGTTTTGCACAGAGCCCATGGCAGCTTCTTTTATTACGCCTGCTCAACGGTACAATTTCGGGGTTCAACCCGGCAGCCGTAGCGTTAATATCAGGCACAACACCGAAAGATCGTATGGGGTTTGCCATGGGGATCAGCCAGTCCGGTCAGGTTGCAGGTACGATTCTGGGTCCATTGATTGGCGGCTTACTCGCTGATGCGGTCGGCTTCCGGCCTATCTTCTATATTACAGGCGGACTGATTTTCGCAGCTTCTATGCTCGCCATGTTCCTGGTTAGAGAGAAGTTTGACCGTAAGGAAGCAGCCAAACTGCCGGAACAATCCGTATTGTCCGGTCTGAAGGAGCTGAACAAGTCATCGCAATTGCCTGCGTTGTTCGCTGTAACATTCCTGCTGCAATTTGCCATGATCAGTCCGATGTCACTCTTGCCGCTGTATGTACAGAAATTACACGGTTCGGATGTCAATGTGGCCTTCTGGGCAGGGCTTGTCGGCGCTGTCACGGGACTATCCAACATGGCCATGTCCCCGATTCTCGGGAAGCTCAGTGACAGGATAGGTTCACACAAGGTACTAACGTTCTCTCTTATAGGAACAGGGCTCATGCTTATACCTCAAGCTTTCGTGCAGACAGTATGGCAGCTCATCATCGTCCGTTTCATGATGGGTGTGTTCATGGGAGGCCTGCTTCCGAGTGTCAACGCGCTCATTCGCTCCTATACGCCAGATAGCATGATTAGCCGGGCATTCAGCTTTAACACGAGCACACTCGCGCTCGGTAACATGCTTGGAGCCGTAATCGGCGGCTTTATGGCCGGGTTCATCGGCATCGAAGGACTGTTCATCGTCTCTGGTGGACTGCTGCTGCTCAACATGGTGTGGGTTAGGCTCAAACTGTACAAAAAGCCCCCTCTGCTCAGAGAATCCTGA
- the hemE gene encoding uroporphyrinogen decarboxylase — protein sequence MSYNDRLIQASFKQQVDRVPVWYMRQAGRYDPEYRKIKEKYSLLEICRQPELAAEVTLMPVRKLGVDAAILYSDIMNPVASLGIDFDIVKNIGPVIDNPIRTAADVDRLRPIDVEGDLSHILETIRILDKELDVPLITFAGAPFTIASYLIEGRPSKGYIRTKTMMYSEPEVWHRLMQKLGDMVITYVRAHIANGGKAFQLFDSWVGALSPDDFRTYVLPTITRIFTELSDLNVPKIYFPGVASGELLPTLHDLQADVIGLDWRVSISEGRRRLGGKFAVQGNLDPYVLTAPMDLIKQQAKVIIDEGIKEPGYIFNLGHGLFPEASLDKLRELTAYIHEYSAEALKTGVTVTND from the coding sequence ATGAGCTATAATGATCGTCTGATTCAAGCCAGCTTCAAACAGCAGGTGGACCGTGTTCCCGTGTGGTACATGCGTCAGGCTGGGCGTTATGATCCCGAATATCGCAAGATTAAGGAAAAGTATTCTTTGCTCGAAATTTGCCGTCAACCTGAGCTAGCAGCTGAAGTTACACTCATGCCGGTACGTAAACTCGGTGTGGATGCGGCTATTTTGTATTCCGATATTATGAATCCGGTTGCTTCTCTCGGTATTGATTTTGATATTGTCAAAAACATTGGACCGGTTATAGATAATCCAATTCGCACAGCAGCCGATGTGGATCGTTTGCGTCCGATTGATGTTGAAGGTGATCTTTCTCACATTCTGGAGACCATTCGAATTCTGGACAAGGAACTGGATGTACCGCTGATTACGTTTGCCGGTGCTCCTTTCACCATCGCCAGCTATTTGATAGAAGGCCGACCATCCAAAGGGTACATACGGACCAAAACGATGATGTACAGCGAGCCGGAAGTGTGGCATAGATTGATGCAGAAATTGGGCGATATGGTGATTACATATGTCCGTGCACACATTGCGAATGGCGGAAAGGCATTTCAACTGTTCGACAGCTGGGTAGGTGCGCTATCGCCAGACGACTTTAGAACGTATGTGTTGCCGACGATTACTCGTATCTTTACCGAATTATCGGATTTGAATGTACCGAAAATTTATTTTCCGGGTGTGGCTTCCGGTGAATTGCTGCCAACCTTGCATGATCTTCAAGCTGATGTGATTGGGCTCGATTGGAGAGTGTCGATCTCCGAGGGACGCAGACGATTGGGTGGGAAATTTGCCGTGCAAGGCAATCTGGACCCATATGTGCTGACTGCGCCGATGGATCTGATCAAGCAGCAGGCCAAAGTGATTATTGACGAAGGCATCAAGGAGCCGGGTTATATTTTTAATCTGGGGCATGGGTTATTTCCTGAAGCGTCCCTGGATAAATTGAGAGAACTTACGGCGTATATTCATGAATATTCTGCTGAAGCTTTGAAGACTGGGGTGACGGTTACTAATGACTGA
- the hemH gene encoding ferrochelatase, whose product MTDTVGVLVMSYGTPKNMESIEAYYTHIRRGRPPEPEQLKELTDRYEAIVGGVFPLRENTDNQVKALQETLNRDERSNEVEFRCYQGLKHAYPFIEDGVEQMAKDGIQTAIGIVLAPHFSTMSVGSYIKRAREKAEEMGIQMSFIESYHLHPKLIQALSTRVSAKLDEFEEAGAKRGDVRVLFSAHSLPARIVDIGDPYPQQLLETSEVIASRLGITNWQFTWQSAGRTAEPWLGPDILDTLQDLAREQVEDVLVAPIGFVSDHLEVLYDLDIEAKAIAKEIDMRLMRIDSLNSDPLYMETLSDVIIGQWQQGTDV is encoded by the coding sequence ATGACTGATACAGTAGGTGTACTGGTGATGTCGTATGGCACACCTAAGAACATGGAAAGTATTGAAGCGTACTACACACATATCCGGAGAGGCCGTCCGCCTGAGCCGGAACAACTGAAAGAACTGACTGACCGTTATGAGGCGATTGTTGGGGGGGTATTCCCTCTACGGGAAAACACGGATAATCAGGTTAAGGCTCTTCAGGAGACGTTAAACAGGGATGAACGTTCCAATGAGGTTGAATTCCGTTGTTATCAAGGGCTGAAGCATGCGTATCCGTTCATTGAGGATGGTGTGGAACAGATGGCGAAGGATGGAATTCAGACCGCAATAGGTATCGTGCTTGCACCGCATTTCTCCACAATGAGTGTAGGCAGCTACATCAAGCGTGCTCGCGAGAAAGCGGAAGAAATGGGTATTCAGATGTCCTTCATTGAGAGTTACCATTTGCATCCAAAATTGATTCAGGCTTTATCCACTCGTGTCAGTGCCAAATTGGATGAGTTCGAGGAAGCGGGAGCCAAACGCGGGGATGTACGAGTACTTTTCAGTGCACACAGTCTGCCAGCGCGGATTGTGGATATCGGTGATCCATATCCGCAGCAACTGCTGGAGACGTCGGAAGTTATTGCTTCCCGTCTAGGGATTACGAACTGGCAATTCACTTGGCAAAGTGCGGGGCGGACAGCGGAGCCATGGCTGGGTCCTGATATTCTGGACACGCTTCAGGATCTTGCTCGTGAACAGGTGGAAGATGTGCTTGTGGCACCGATTGGATTCGTATCGGATCATCTGGAAGTGCTCTATGATCTGGATATTGAAGCCAAAGCGATTGCCAAAGAGATCGACATGCGCCTCATGCGTATCGATTCTCTCAATAGCGATCCTCTTTACATGGAAACGTTAAGTGATGTCATCATTGGCCAATGGCAGCAAGGAACGGATGTATAA
- the hemY gene encoding protoporphyrinogen oxidase, translating into MEDPKRRVVVVGGGLTGLSAAFYIRKHYREAGIEPVITLVEKSSSMGGMIETLHRDGFVIEKGPDSFLARKTAMIDLAKELEMDHELVSQNPESKKTYIMQRGKLHPMPAGLVLGIPTELRPFLRSGLVSPAGKLRALMDFVIPPRRTTEDESLGYMIERRLGAEVLENLTEPLLAGIYAGDMRRLSLQATFPQFGEVERDYGSLIRGMMTGRKPAETHTGTKRSAFLNFRQGLQSLVHALVHELQDVDQRLNTSVQSLEVLSGEQARYRIQLNNGEQLEADDVVITVPTYVASELLQPHVDTAALDAINYVSVANVVLAFEKKDIEHVFDGSGFLVPRKEGRNITACTWTSTKWLHTSPDDKVLLRCYVGRSGDEQNVELPDDVLTDLVLKDLRETMGVEAVPIFSEITRLRKSMPQYPVGHLQHIAALREELGSKLPGVYIAGAGYEGVGLPDCIRQAKDMSVQATQRIIAQ; encoded by the coding sequence ATGGAAGACCCTAAACGTCGTGTCGTTGTTGTCGGCGGAGGTCTGACCGGCCTGAGCGCGGCATTTTATATTCGGAAGCACTACCGGGAAGCAGGGATTGAACCCGTAATTACCCTGGTTGAGAAAAGTTCTTCCATGGGTGGCATGATTGAGACGCTGCATCGGGATGGATTTGTTATTGAGAAAGGACCGGATTCTTTCCTTGCCCGCAAAACGGCGATGATTGACTTGGCTAAAGAGCTGGAAATGGATCATGAACTGGTCAGTCAGAATCCCGAATCCAAAAAAACATACATCATGCAGCGTGGCAAGTTACATCCCATGCCAGCAGGACTCGTTCTTGGTATTCCGACAGAGTTGAGACCGTTTCTGAGAAGCGGCCTTGTATCTCCGGCAGGCAAGCTGCGAGCATTAATGGATTTTGTCATTCCTCCACGTCGTACAACGGAGGATGAATCGCTCGGCTACATGATTGAACGCCGCCTTGGAGCGGAAGTGCTGGAAAACTTGACTGAGCCGTTGCTTGCGGGTATCTATGCAGGTGATATGCGCCGATTGAGTCTTCAGGCAACCTTTCCACAATTCGGGGAAGTGGAGCGGGATTACGGCAGTTTGATCCGTGGAATGATGACTGGCCGCAAACCAGCAGAGACCCATACGGGAACGAAGAGAAGTGCTTTTCTGAACTTCCGTCAAGGATTGCAGAGCCTGGTTCACGCGCTTGTTCATGAATTGCAGGATGTGGATCAACGACTGAATACTTCGGTGCAATCGCTGGAGGTTCTGTCTGGAGAACAGGCCAGATACAGGATTCAACTGAATAACGGAGAGCAACTTGAGGCGGATGATGTTGTCATTACGGTGCCTACGTATGTTGCATCCGAACTGCTGCAACCCCATGTGGACACAGCAGCTCTGGATGCAATCAATTACGTATCGGTAGCGAATGTGGTGCTTGCTTTTGAGAAAAAGGATATCGAACACGTATTTGACGGATCAGGTTTCCTCGTTCCACGCAAGGAAGGTCGCAATATTACGGCATGTACCTGGACATCAACCAAATGGCTGCATACCAGCCCGGATGACAAGGTGCTGCTGCGTTGCTATGTTGGCCGTTCGGGAGACGAACAAAATGTGGAGCTCCCGGATGATGTACTGACGGATCTGGTGCTTAAGGACTTGCGTGAAACGATGGGCGTAGAGGCAGTTCCGATCTTCTCGGAAATCACCCGGCTTCGCAAATCGATGCCGCAATATCCGGTAGGTCATCTGCAGCACATTGCAGCACTCCGAGAGGAACTGGGCAGCAAATTGCCGGGTGTATATATTGCTGGCGCTGGTTATGAAGGTGTTGGGTTGCCTGACTGTATTCGACAGGCGAAGGACATGTCGGTTCAAGCGACACAACGGATTATTGCACAATAA